One part of the Corynebacterium aurimucosum ATCC 700975 genome encodes these proteins:
- the mfd gene encoding transcription-repair coupling factor, giving the protein MLGGLLKVAASDPKLKGLASQVGEASLHITGIDQARPWAIGTLAHHAPVLVVTASGREAEDLTAELTAMLGDKVAYFPAWETLPHERLSPAADIVGKRARVLDLVGAGKAQVVVTSARGYCQPILSKVEGRAPIFLKEEDEHELSHILSELEFRAYKHVDMVAKRGEYATRGGILDVFPTTSDYPVRVEFWGDEITDIRQFSVADQRAIPEIEVGEVAIYPARELPITNEVAARARELARKFGGNAALAELLTKVGEHIPAEGMEAVLAVLADVPFVTLPELLAAGTHVLLVAPEKIRTRIADLESTDAEFLAAGWEAAAMGADGPLAAEGLDTSASSYRSYESLETTCRNIEAPLWTFAPPGMFAAAESETLPLDFEPGPTPRGDITEIDAMMAQLLAHTTAGGRAAFIAPAQGAIKRMVERFAEKGIPTKVATPGWEPSPGEVTLYQALSHAGLVFPKVRKLKDAEALPLVVITETDLTGNRVGDIAGAKRRPAKRRNRVDPLALKQGDYVVHETHGIGKFLKMAERTVQSGDETSRREYIVLEYAASKRGQPADQLWVPMDSLDLLSKYTGGEAPTLSKMGGSDWKNTKKKARAAVREIAGELVELYAKRQAAPGHQFGPDTPWQAEMEDNFPFVETEDQMLAIDAVKEDMESTVPMDRVVVGDVGYGKTEVAVRAAFKAVQDGKQVAVLVPTTLLAQQHADTFRERMQGFPVDIEVLSRFTSAKESKEILAGLADGSVDIVIGTHRLLQTGVQWKNLGLIVVDEEQRFGVEHKEHIKALKASVDVLTMSATPIPRTLEMSMAGIREMSTILTPPEDRHPVLTYVGAYEDKQVAAAIRRELLRDGQVFFIHNKVADIEKKARELRDLVPEARIVVAHGQMNEDVLERTVQGFWDREFDVLVCTTIVETGLDIANANTLIVENAHHMGLSQLHQLRGRVGRSRERGYAYFLYPKGATLTETSYDRLATIAQNNDLGAGMAVAMKDLEMRGAGNVLGAEQSGHIAGVGFDLYVRLVGEAVETFKALARGETPVVTDEGPKEIRIDLPVDAHIPESYINSERLRLEVYRKLAASKENADLAHVVEEMQDRYGPVPEPVERLLAVARLRHQARRAGVSDITVQGTRIKVHPVELADSKQVRLKRLFPGSNYRAAAKAIQLNFPKAGRNVTDPKLRDIELLQWMADFLASMFELERVDVSGAKTKKNVISVGEK; this is encoded by the coding sequence ATGCTGGGCGGGCTGCTCAAGGTAGCCGCCTCAGATCCGAAACTTAAAGGGCTCGCCTCCCAAGTGGGGGAAGCCTCATTGCACATTACTGGCATTGACCAGGCGCGCCCGTGGGCCATCGGCACGCTGGCGCACCATGCGCCGGTGCTGGTGGTGACTGCCTCCGGGCGCGAGGCGGAGGATCTCACCGCGGAGCTGACGGCCATGCTGGGGGATAAGGTCGCTTACTTCCCGGCATGGGAGACGCTTCCGCATGAGAGGTTGTCGCCGGCCGCGGATATCGTCGGCAAGCGCGCGCGTGTGCTCGACCTCGTGGGGGCGGGCAAAGCCCAGGTCGTGGTGACCTCTGCCCGCGGATATTGCCAGCCCATCCTGAGCAAGGTGGAGGGCCGTGCGCCCATCTTCCTGAAGGAAGAAGATGAGCACGAGCTTTCTCATATCCTGTCAGAGCTGGAGTTTCGCGCTTATAAGCACGTGGATATGGTGGCCAAGCGCGGTGAATATGCCACGCGTGGCGGCATTCTCGATGTTTTCCCCACAACCTCCGATTACCCGGTGCGCGTCGAGTTTTGGGGCGATGAGATTACGGATATCCGTCAGTTCTCTGTGGCGGACCAGCGTGCCATCCCCGAGATTGAGGTCGGCGAGGTCGCTATCTATCCCGCCCGCGAGCTGCCGATCACTAATGAGGTCGCCGCACGTGCCCGCGAGCTGGCGCGGAAGTTTGGGGGCAATGCGGCTCTGGCAGAGCTGTTGACCAAAGTAGGGGAGCACATCCCGGCCGAAGGTATGGAAGCCGTGCTGGCCGTGCTTGCCGACGTCCCCTTTGTCACCCTCCCTGAACTCCTTGCAGCAGGCACCCATGTGTTGCTCGTGGCGCCGGAGAAGATCCGCACCCGCATTGCAGACCTGGAATCCACCGATGCGGAGTTCTTGGCTGCTGGCTGGGAGGCCGCCGCGATGGGCGCGGATGGTCCGTTGGCTGCCGAGGGCTTGGACACCTCGGCGTCGAGTTACCGCTCCTATGAGTCTTTAGAGACGACGTGCCGGAATATCGAGGCCCCGCTGTGGACTTTCGCCCCGCCAGGGATGTTCGCCGCCGCCGAATCGGAAACCCTGCCGCTGGACTTTGAGCCCGGACCTACTCCGCGCGGTGATATCACAGAGATTGATGCCATGATGGCGCAGCTTCTGGCGCACACCACCGCCGGCGGGCGTGCCGCCTTCATCGCCCCTGCGCAGGGTGCGATCAAGCGCATGGTGGAGCGCTTCGCGGAAAAGGGCATCCCCACCAAGGTGGCCACTCCTGGGTGGGAGCCGAGCCCCGGCGAGGTCACGCTCTACCAGGCCTTGTCCCATGCGGGTCTGGTGTTCCCAAAGGTACGCAAGCTGAAGGATGCTGAGGCGCTGCCGCTCGTTGTCATCACGGAAACCGATCTGACGGGTAACCGTGTGGGCGATATTGCGGGGGCGAAGCGTCGCCCAGCAAAGCGCCGCAACCGCGTGGATCCCCTCGCACTCAAGCAGGGCGACTACGTGGTGCATGAGACTCATGGCATCGGCAAGTTCCTTAAGATGGCCGAGCGCACCGTCCAATCCGGTGATGAGACCTCCCGCCGCGAGTACATCGTGCTGGAGTATGCGGCGTCCAAACGCGGTCAGCCGGCCGACCAGCTGTGGGTGCCCATGGATTCTTTGGATCTACTGAGCAAGTACACCGGCGGCGAAGCGCCGACGCTGTCCAAGATGGGCGGCTCGGATTGGAAGAACACCAAGAAGAAGGCGCGCGCCGCAGTGCGCGAGATCGCCGGGGAGCTGGTGGAGCTTTATGCCAAGCGCCAGGCAGCACCCGGTCACCAATTTGGCCCCGATACCCCGTGGCAGGCGGAGATGGAGGATAACTTCCCCTTCGTCGAGACGGAAGACCAAATGCTGGCCATCGATGCCGTCAAGGAAGACATGGAATCCACGGTGCCGATGGACCGCGTGGTCGTCGGTGATGTGGGCTACGGCAAGACCGAGGTAGCCGTGCGTGCAGCCTTCAAGGCCGTGCAGGACGGCAAGCAGGTGGCGGTCCTCGTGCCCACGACCCTGCTGGCTCAACAGCACGCCGATACCTTCCGCGAGCGCATGCAAGGTTTCCCGGTGGATATCGAGGTGCTCTCGCGCTTTACTTCGGCCAAGGAGTCCAAGGAGATTCTCGCCGGTTTGGCGGATGGTTCCGTGGATATCGTTATCGGCACGCACCGCCTGCTGCAGACCGGTGTGCAGTGGAAGAACTTGGGCCTCATCGTGGTGGATGAGGAGCAGCGCTTCGGTGTGGAGCACAAGGAGCACATCAAGGCGCTCAAGGCTAGCGTGGACGTGCTCACCATGTCCGCGACACCGATTCCGCGCACCTTGGAGATGTCCATGGCGGGCATCCGCGAGATGTCTACGATCTTGACTCCACCGGAGGACCGTCACCCGGTCCTAACCTATGTGGGTGCGTACGAGGATAAGCAGGTGGCCGCGGCCATCCGCCGCGAGCTGCTGCGCGATGGCCAAGTCTTCTTCATTCACAACAAAGTCGCTGACATCGAGAAGAAGGCCCGCGAACTGCGGGACCTAGTGCCGGAGGCGCGCATCGTCGTCGCGCACGGCCAGATGAACGAGGACGTGCTTGAACGCACCGTCCAGGGTTTCTGGGACCGCGAATTCGACGTCCTGGTGTGTACCACCATCGTGGAAACCGGCCTGGACATCGCTAATGCGAATACCCTCATCGTGGAAAACGCCCACCACATGGGTCTGTCCCAGCTCCACCAGCTGCGCGGGCGCGTGGGCCGCTCCCGCGAGCGCGGCTACGCCTACTTCCTCTACCCGAAGGGCGCCACGCTGACGGAGACCTCCTATGACCGTCTGGCCACCATCGCCCAGAACAACGATCTGGGTGCGGGCATGGCCGTGGCCATGAAGGACCTGGAGATGCGCGGCGCCGGCAACGTGCTGGGCGCCGAGCAGTCCGGCCACATCGCTGGCGTGGGCTTCGATCTCTACGTGCGCCTCGTTGGTGAGGCTGTGGAGACCTTCAAGGCGCTTGCGCGCGGGGAGACCCCCGTGGTCACGGACGAAGGGCCAAAGGAAATCCGCATCGACCTGCCGGTGGATGCTCATATCCCGGAGTCCTACATCAACTCCGAACGTCTCCGCCTGGAGGTTTACCGCAAGCTCGCAGCTTCCAAGGAGAATGCGGATCTGGCACACGTGGTGGAGGAAATGCAGGACCGCTACGGCCCCGTTCCGGAG